One region of Mucilaginibacter gotjawali genomic DNA includes:
- a CDS encoding YXWGXW repeat-containing protein codes for MKSFFLALFMFAFCSISYAQNPVVDTHPRAQIYVIDPQSGQETPVSTDLAILFKNSLIELVRATPSARAVISGLSPEYKNRTFTVTQMGVETNINGYQISLDYQAPDPEQNVNLYTFVYHADDNTLYYYDQNTQAWVQERILANNVFNLRKAAMYAQKFNEEFANQPLQEQGGQVAVDASVDLDQPVDADVAADTAPPEMPEYEQPECPSDGYLWQPGYWAFSRERGDYYWVPGAWVAPPNPGVLWTPPYWGYEGNRYVFHIGYWGDHIGFYGGINYGYGYSGHGYYGGEWREGRFHYNTAVVRVNRTVIRNVYENRIVIRNNERHNRNSFNGGRGGVDDRPTAAEVSAGRERHYKPTAEQNGNQWRARQNPNQFTKGNPGGKPANLAVPKVIPFHPQNNGGNKVGQGVGGKQNQPQGNNPGRPTGRGNNPGKPGIQNANPGNPNAPGANPDKPTGVGNNQGNPNRPGANPNKPAGLGNNPGNPNAPGANPNKPAGAGNNPANPNAPAANPNKPAGLGNNPGNPNAPGANPNKPAGAGNNPANPNAPAANPNKPAGLGNNPGNPNAPGANPNKPAGAGNNPANPNAPAANPNKPAGLGNNPGNPNAPGANPNNPAGAGNNPANPNAPAANPNKPAGLGNNPGNPNAPATNPNRPARVGNNPGGQGNNPAKPAGLPANPPRPVNKPANPPKPVIQQAKPAKPAENKPKQQDKPVKQNN; via the coding sequence ATGAAATCATTTTTTCTGGCTTTGTTTATGTTCGCTTTTTGCAGCATAAGTTATGCGCAAAACCCTGTTGTGGACACACATCCGAGGGCCCAAATTTACGTTATCGACCCCCAATCGGGCCAGGAAACTCCTGTGAGTACCGATTTGGCGATCTTATTTAAAAATTCACTCATCGAGCTGGTAAGAGCTACGCCAAGTGCAAGAGCAGTAATATCAGGCCTTTCTCCTGAATACAAAAACAGAACTTTTACCGTTACGCAAATGGGGGTTGAAACGAATATTAACGGCTACCAGATCTCCCTTGATTACCAGGCGCCGGATCCGGAGCAAAATGTTAATCTCTACACCTTCGTTTATCACGCAGATGATAATACCTTATATTATTATGACCAGAACACGCAGGCATGGGTACAGGAAAGAATATTGGCCAACAATGTGTTTAACCTTAGAAAAGCCGCAATGTATGCCCAAAAGTTTAATGAGGAGTTTGCCAACCAACCTTTACAGGAGCAGGGCGGGCAGGTTGCTGTTGATGCTTCGGTTGATTTAGACCAGCCCGTGGATGCGGATGTTGCCGCAGACACTGCGCCACCAGAAATGCCTGAATACGAACAACCTGAATGCCCAAGCGATGGCTACTTGTGGCAGCCTGGCTATTGGGCCTTTAGCCGGGAAAGAGGAGATTATTACTGGGTGCCGGGAGCATGGGTGGCTCCGCCAAATCCGGGTGTTTTATGGACACCTCCTTACTGGGGTTATGAAGGCAACCGCTACGTTTTCCATATAGGTTATTGGGGCGATCATATTGGTTTTTACGGTGGGATAAACTATGGATATGGTTATTCAGGCCATGGTTATTATGGCGGAGAATGGCGTGAAGGGCGTTTTCACTATAATACAGCCGTGGTTAGGGTAAACAGAACGGTAATAAGGAATGTTTACGAAAACAGGATAGTGATCAGAAATAACGAAAGGCATAACCGCAACAGCTTTAATGGCGGGCGCGGAGGCGTAGATGACAGGCCGACAGCAGCAGAAGTATCTGCAGGCCGTGAGCGCCATTACAAGCCAACTGCCGAACAAAACGGTAACCAGTGGCGGGCAAGGCAGAATCCCAACCAATTCACCAAAGGGAACCCGGGGGGAAAACCCGCCAACTTAGCCGTTCCAAAAGTTATCCCCTTTCACCCGCAAAATAATGGCGGAAACAAGGTAGGCCAGGGTGTAGGAGGCAAACAAAATCAGCCACAAGGCAATAATCCGGGACGGCCAACCGGCCGGGGAAATAACCCGGGAAAACCTGGTATCCAGAATGCAAATCCGGGAAATCCAAATGCACCGGGGGCCAATCCAGATAAACCAACAGGTGTTGGTAACAACCAGGGCAATCCCAACCGGCCGGGTGCCAATCCAAACAAACCGGCAGGTTTAGGAAATAATCCCGGCAACCCTAACGCACCGGGTGCTAATCCAAATAAACCGGCGGGTGCTGGTAACAATCCGGCTAATCCTAACGCACCGGCCGCTAACCCAAACAAACCGGCAGGTTTAGGAAATAATCCCGGCAACCCTAACGCGCCGGGTGCTAATCCAAATAAACCGGCAGGTGCTGGTAACAATCCGGCTAATCCTAACGCACCGGCCGCTAACCCAAACAAACCGGCAGGTTTAGGAAATAATCCCGGCAATCCTAACGCACCGGGTGCTAATCCAAATAAACCGGCAGGTGCTGGTAACAATCCGGCTAATCCTAATGCGCCAGCCGCTAACCCAAACAAACCGGCAGGTTTAGGAAATAATCCCGGCAATCCTAACGCACCGGGTGCTAATCCAAATAACCCGGCGGGTGCTGGTAACAATCCGGCTAATCCTAATGCGCCAGCCGCTAACCCAAACAAACCGGCAGGTTTAGGCAACAATCCGGGTAACCCTAACGCACCGGCCACCAATCCAAACAGACCAGCACGTGTGGGTAACAATCCAGGCGGGCAGGGTAATAACCCGGCAAAACCAGCAGGACTACCTGCAAATCCGCCCCGGCCCGTTAATAAGCCGGCTAATCCACCGAAGCCCGTTATACAA